One segment of Tenrec ecaudatus isolate mTenEca1 chromosome 1, mTenEca1.hap1, whole genome shotgun sequence DNA contains the following:
- the FOXQ1 gene encoding forkhead box protein Q1, translating to MKLKVSTPRVDGPDQPPGDLEGASGPDAPSPLSAAGEDSLGSDGDCAANSPAADVRPGEPAGGGTGAEEEDPAAAAAAAAGGAGAPEAGAPGPGEGARGEGGRGKPYTRRPKPPYSYIALIAMAIRDSAGGRLTLAEINEYLMGKFPFFRGSYTGWRNSVRHNLSLNDCFVKVLRDPSRPWGKDNYWMLNPNSEYTFADGVFRRRRKRLGHKAAAPAAMLRPEEEAGRPAATAPGGAPLPALPAQRPRSPARREDSASPAGKFSSSFAIDSILSKPFRSRRETGADAEARLLWGAGCAPPALHCPAPGAAPLPLYAFEAREPALLLAARAGEAPPLLFGSFASFGCTEPFRGPLATDGSPPCCPLRPPGALQAVRACGPGAYRPGPVETLLA from the coding sequence ATGAAGTTGAAGGTGTCCACCCCCCGCGTGGATGGCCCCGACCAGCCGCCCGGTGACCTCGAGGGCGCCAGTGGCCCAGACGCGCCGTCCCCGCTGTCGGCGGCCGGGGAGGATTCCCTGGGCTCGGACGGGGACTGCGCGGCCAACAGCCCGGCGGCGGATGTCCGTCCCGGGGAGCCCGCGGGAGGCGGGACGGGCGCAGAGGAAGAGgaccccgcggcggcggcggcggcagcggcgggcgGCGCAGGGGCCCCGGAGGCCGGCGCGCCCGGGCCCGGAGAGGGCGCGCGTGGCGAGGGCGGCCGCGGCAAGCCTTACACCCGGCGGCCCAAGCCCCCGTACTCGTACATCGCGCTCATTGCCATGGCCATCCGCGACTCGGCCGGCGGGCGCCTGACCCTGGCGGAAATCAACGAGTACCTCATGGGCAAGTTCCCCTTCTTCCGCGGCAGCTACACGGGCTGGCGCAACTCGGTGCGGCACAACCTCTCGCTCAACGACTGCTTCGTCAAAGTACTGCGCGACCCCTCGCGGCCCTGGGGCAAGGACAACTACTGGATGCTCAACCCCAACAGCGAGTACACCTTCGCCGACGGGGTCTTCCGCCGCCGCCGCAAGCGCCTGGGCCACAAGGCAGCGGCCCCCGCGGCCATGCTGCGGCCGGAGGAGGAGGCGGGCCGGCCCGCCGCCACCGCGCCCGGGGGCGCGCCGCTCCCGGCCTTGCCCGCGCAGCGCCCGCGCTCGCCGGCGCGCCGGGAGGACAGCGCCAGCCCCGCGGGCAAGTTCTCCAGCTCCTTCGCCATCGACAGCATCCTCAGCAAGCCCTTCCGCAGCCGCCGGGAGACGGGCGCCGACGCCGAGGCGCGCCTGCTCTGGGGAGCCGGCTGCGCACCCCCAGCCCTGCACTGCCCGGCCCCCGGCGCGGCCCCGCTGCCGCTCTACGCGTTCGAGGCGCGGGAGCCGGCGCTGCTGCTGGCCGCGCGGGCAGGGGAGGCACCGCCCCTCCTGTTTGGCTCCTTTGCCTCCTTCGGGTGCACGGAGCCCTTCCGAGGCCCGCTGGCCACGGACGGCTCGCCTCCGTGCTGCCCCCTCCGGCCGCCCGGCGCCCTGCAGGCGGTCCGGGCCTGCGGACCCGGGGCGTACCGGCCAGGCCCGGTAGAGACGCTCCTGGCTTGA